The genomic DNA ATTGTTGAATGCGGGGAAATCAGCAGGTATCACTCGTTTAGCTGGTAATATTGGCTATCCTGCAAGTAGTGTGGCACAAGAAGCAAATCCGGAAGACAAGATTGTAATGGAACTTTCAAGTTTTCAATTGATGGGGATTACTGATCTTCGTCCCCACATTGCAGTGATCACCAATATCTACGAAGCACATATCGACTATCATGGCTCTCGTCCAGCCTACGTCAAAGCTAAATGGCATTTGCAAAAAAACATGACGTCAGAGGATTATCTTGTACTGAATTGGAATCAGAAAGAATTACAGGAACTAAGTAAAAAAACAAAAGCGAAAGTGTTACCTTTTGCGACAGATCAAGTCTTAGAGACAGGTGCTTATTCTTTTGAGGGAGTTATTTATTACGACAAAGAAAAAGTCATGGAAATCTCAGAAATAGGTGTTCCAGGAGCACACAATGTCGAAAATGCGTTAGCAGCTATTACTGTTGCAAAACAATATAATGTCTCAAATGAAGAAATAAAAGAAACATTGAGTCATTTTCATGGCGTACCACATCGTACACAATATGTCGGTGAGGTCCAAGGACGTAAATTTTACAATGATTCGAAAGCCACAAATATCTTAGCGACCAAGATGGCATTAAGCGGATTTCAACCAGAAAAATTGATTCTGATCGCCGGTGGACTTGATCGGGGCAATAGCTTTGATGAACTCATTCCATCACTTGAAGGTGTGAAGGGATTGATCACTTTTGGTGAAACCAAAGAGAAATTGAAGGATGCTGGTGAAAAAGCGGGCATACCAACGATCTGCACCGCAGAGTCTGTGGAAGCTGCGGTTCCTGTAGCTTTAGAAAATAGCGAACCAGGAGATGTGGTTTTATTATCACCAGCCAATGCAAGTTGGGACCAATATCCTAATTTTGAGATCCGTGGCGATCGCTTTATGGAAGCCGTTAGAAAATTAAAAATAGAAAAGTAGAAACGAGCGATAATAACTATGAAAATTTTGGTAACAGGTGGAGGAACCGGTGGACATATCTATCCCGCG from Enterococcus mundtii includes the following:
- the murD gene encoding UDP-N-acetylmuramoyl-L-alanine--D-glutamate ligase; this encodes MKKITTYENKKVLVLGLAKSGFSAAKLLHELGALVTVNDGKPFDENPEAQELLSLGIKVVTGSHPIELLDEKFSMLVKNPGIPYTHPFVAKAQEMGIPVITEVELAYEVAECPIIGITGTNGKTTTTTMTGLLLNAGKSAGITRLAGNIGYPASSVAQEANPEDKIVMELSSFQLMGITDLRPHIAVITNIYEAHIDYHGSRPAYVKAKWHLQKNMTSEDYLVLNWNQKELQELSKKTKAKVLPFATDQVLETGAYSFEGVIYYDKEKVMEISEIGVPGAHNVENALAAITVAKQYNVSNEEIKETLSHFHGVPHRTQYVGEVQGRKFYNDSKATNILATKMALSGFQPEKLILIAGGLDRGNSFDELIPSLEGVKGLITFGETKEKLKDAGEKAGIPTICTAESVEAAVPVALENSEPGDVVLLSPANASWDQYPNFEIRGDRFMEAVRKLKIEK